The proteins below come from a single Runella rosea genomic window:
- a CDS encoding HipA N-terminal domain-containing protein, with product MTLTSLAPILSLTLPISNQEYKSPYLFPLFYGLLSKGYNRAIQCRLLKIDENDDFGLLLAIAHSDTIGAVRVMEQPKKTDH from the coding sequence ATGACACTTACATCACTCGCCCCAATATTGAGTTTGACGTTGCCCATTTCAAATCAGGAATATAAGTCGCCTTACCTTTTTCCTTTATTCTATGGCCTGTTATCAAAGGGTTATAATCGTGCGATACAATGTCGATTACTTAAAATCGACGAAAATGATGATTTCGGGCTTTTGTTGGCCATTGCACACTCTGATACGATTGGAGCAGTTCGAGTTATGGAACAACCTAAAAAAACAGACCATTAA